AGTCCTTGGTTGCATTGGAGTAATCATTCAGTCGACTGCTCCTGCGTCCAACCCCGTCGGCCAATGTAAGAGACGCCCATATGAGATGCTTACATTGAATACACGCTAACTTATCGCTCCAACATTTAGTCATGGGTGGTCGTTTCCTACTCGGCTTCGCGGTCCCAATCATGACAACAGCTGGTCCCCTTCACGTCATCGAGACTGCGCATCCAGCCCACCGAGGTGTCATTACTGGTCTTTACAACACTTTCTGGTTTGTGGGATCGCTTCTTGCAGCCGGTGTCACACGTGGATCCGCCAATCTTGCAGGCAACCAATCTTGGAGGATTCCTGTCTGGCTGCAGATGCTGTTCCCCGCCCTGCTCGTTGTActtccgcttcttcttcccgAGAGTCCTCGCTGGTGAGTAGCATGCTTCTCCCTATGTTTCGTGCATGAGAATGCATATTGACAGGATCTAGGTTGTACACCCGCGGTAAACACACCCAAGCCAAGAAGACTCTTGCCAAATACCATGGTTGTGGCAACGAGGACAGTATCTGGGTCTCCATGCAAATCCGCGAATACGAAGAGTACCTCAACATGGATGGAGGTGACAAGCGCTGGTGGGACTACGGCGCTCTTTTCAAGACACGCCCCGCGCGCTACCGTCTCGCGTGCAACTGTATCGTTGCTATCTTTGGTCAATGGGCAGGTAACGGGTATGTCAAGCTTCCAGATGCAGCGTCAGAAGAAACGAGGCTGACTATGATTCTTCTGTAAAACAGTGCTGTCGACTACTTCATCTCCGGTGTGCTTGAATCCGCAGGCGTCACAGATGAGATCAAGAAGATGAACATCAACCTGGGCAAGAGCTGTATGCAGCTTGCTTTCGTAAGTCAACTTACATGAAGATCACCAATTAGGGGTACTGATAGTTTGTACGCAGGCTGTTGTAGGCGCTCTCTGTGTCGACAAACTGGGTCGACGCCCTATGCTAATCGGCACTTTCTCGACTGTAACCGTTATCTGGGCCGGAGCTATCGGTGCGGTCTCTTACCAGAACAAGACGGACAGCATTTCTGCTGGTAACGCCTTCGTCGCACTGGTCTTCCTCTTCAATGCTGTCTTCGCTTTCGGTATCACGCCGCTCCAGGCTTTGTACCCCGTCGAGGTGCTCTCATTCGAGATGCGTGCTAAGGGCATGGCTTTCTCCAACTTGTCGCTTACAGCGGCCATGTTGATCAACCAGTTTGCCTACCCCATCGCTCTGGAGAAGATCGGCTGGAGGTTGTACATCGTCTTTGCCTGCTGGTGCCCGATACAGGCTTTCGTTGTCTGGCTCTTCATCCCCGAGACCAAGAACCGCACGCTCGAAGAAATCGACGACATTTTCAACGCGCCAAACCCGAGGAACGCATCGCTcgtcaagaagaaggtcgcCACCGATGCGCAAGGAAACGTTCTCGAAGTCGAGAAGATCTAGGTCGGAAGTCATTCAGTTTGTCTGCGGACAATATGCATGTCACACCATTATGCAATACTGCAACTTCAACATAGTGGTAGTACTTATTCTCGCGATACCCTTCTCCCAAACTCATGCATCAACCACTGTCTGCACATGTGCTTTTTTCTCTGCCCTTGTTCGCATCGAGACACTCTGTTGTTATTCTCTAGGTTTATTTGCGTGCCTTGATTATACTGGTGATTATGACATTGAACCAAACTTGGAATTCTACTTTCAGACATCTGACCTTAACAAAATCCCAGATGATGAACGACTCTAACAAACATAAGTGCTCACGAATCTGTCACCGAGCAGCGCGTTTGACTGTACATTGATAGCACAGCCCTACGCACTTCATCTGTAGCTGCTTCTCCCTCTTCTTCATCGGAAGCTTTCAGCGCCCTCCACATTGCGTTCTTCGCCTCGTGCAGACGAGTTTCCATCTCCAGTATCATCTTTTCTAATGCGACCATTGGGCGCGTCAAGTTACCATTGTTCAGCCTACTAACAACGCCGATACTGGAGTAGATGCTGTCGACCAAACTGCCTCTTGAGGCCAGTTCATCAGAGAGACCATTCTCTCGTTGTGGGTACGACGAAGCGTAAAGAGTATCGATGATATAGTTGGCCGAATGAATGGGGTGGGATGTGTAGCAAGCATTTGGACCTGAAGCGTGATGATGATACCGCTTACAAAAGTCCTGTCGCGTAGTATCTGCATCGAGGTACCTTTTCTCTACGTGTGAGAAAGCGTATTGCACATCTCCCGATATCGCGGTAACCCATTCGCCACCTTCCGCCTCGCCTCCCAATGCGTAGATCATGTCCGCTACGAATCTCCAAACAGGCGTTTCCACAAAAAACTTGACGAAACGGGTCAAAGTTTCCGCATCAAAGTCTTCTGGTGCAATACTGGCGAAGGTATTGTCCACAGGCGGTAGTTGGCTCCCAACAAGAACTTGCTGGCCACCAACACCATCGCATCCTCTGGGGGACTTGCCTATGGCCGCGAATAAGGCCTTGTATCTAGCCTGCTGAGTGAATAAGTAGTGCATCCGGTCGATTACCATATCGATGATCCAGTACACTTCCATCCACTGAGCGAGGAGCAAAAGTTCAAGAAGGGCATCTACAGTCCAAGCAATCTTCTCCACATGGATGGCACCAAATCGGTCAAACACACCTGGGACTGGTGCCTTCGCTTTCCAAAGATAATGCGTAGGCAACTCAATGGCACGCTCAGGTGAAACGAGTTGGATGAAGATGTTTACTGTTCGTGGACCAGTGTGCTCTGGTAGATTGATGACGCCGCTCTCGGGACTTCTCAACGCTTTTCGGGAGTACGACGGTGAGATAAACTTCAGGATATCGGCGTCAATGTACTGTGGATCGTCTCTCATGAGAATTTCTTCATGCGGATCGAAGAAGTGGAATGTGACTGGCTTGTTGGTGCGGTGCTGTAGGTGGAACTTTGCACGGGTAGTGGGAGGTATGTAGTTGTCTTGAACCGTGGAAGGATTGAATGAGCCCGGGATTGGAGTATTGACTCTGGAATAAGAGGCTCGTTCACTAGGAGTCTCTTGTTCCAAACTATCGGCTGGCGTTGCAATAGTCTGCCATTGAGCGAGATTGGGTATATGCTCGTGGAACATGTTAGTATTATCCAGATTTGGCGGATACCATAGTCCCTGCTCTTGTGAATCGGTCTGATCGACACTCTCCTCCGAATCAGTCATCTCCACATCTTCGGATTCCTCTTCCGTTTCAGCTTCGGCCTCTGGAACAGGGTACACGCATACTCTAGCATACTCTGGATTGGTCTTCAAGAACGTCTTCCTCGCGACTCCACATCGCTTGCTCAACGTATTGTAAGCTAGTGGTTTCTTCAGCTCGTCCTCAAAACGCTTATTGAACTCTGCCGCGAGCACATGCCAATCCTGCGGTCCCGTCGCTCCTGGAATCAGATTGTCGCGGTGATGTAGGATCCAGAGATCTTGTTCGGATATCTGCTGGGGACGCCTAAGCCAGGGGCGTGTTTGCAAAAGGGAAGCCGTATTAGTGGCTGTGGTGTTCGTGTCGTTAGCCGCGCCGGGATGAGAGAGAGCAGGTGTGCGTGGCTTTTTTGTCGCTATTGGTCGTATCATTCTAGGACGCTTCATGGTCGCAGAGGTGGTGTTGTAGGTAGTCACAAATTCGGCGCCGTTCTCTAAATCCGTAGATTTACGCTTCTGTGTCAATTCAACTCTTTTCCCAATCTTGAGTCGTGTTAGGTTATAACCGTGGATTTAAACTGATCAGGGTAGACTATATATTGTAGGAGAAACTTTTGGGAGAAAGTTCCAGTGTTTTAAGATTCAAGTGGAAGAGCAAAGCGTTCCAAGGTTAGTTCGGAACGCGCATGTAGCTAAGTCAGAGAGAGGCGTACAAGGCCGTGGGAAACTGGCAAGTGGCGATTGCGATGGTTACGCCTGCGTGATTAGTGCAGTCTAGATGAGTAGAAGGTCTCACTGGGCGATGGTTGAAAGTGCACATGAGCAGTGATTCAAATTTCGTTGACACGAGCAAGTCGACAGAACATTCAATCACATTGCTCGGTTGCAGGCCATTACTCCATGACTGAGAAATCACAAAAGCTTCTCATCATACTTCACTTGTCATACTAGATAACGCGGCATTCAGCAAGACGAAGATGATAAACATCATCCATCCACTAGGACAACTGGGTATTCTTGTCGTTAGGGTCAGTCGCGCACTTTGCAACGAACCATACAGACGATATCATCACGGGAACGGAGAATGGTTCTTTGTGTTGATTGCTATTCGATACAAAAGCCAGCAAAGTCCGTATGATGCAAGTAAGGAGCGGAAAGTGTTCCAATCACTGCATAATCACTTTTCCCAATGACAATTTGTACCACTCAAATGCACAATGAAATCCTCTACGACTCCCAGAAGTCACCGGACAACCACCTGTTGAGCATCTCAAGCGAAGCCTCAGGCTGGTCGTAGGGGACCATGTGGCCACCAGCATGGAGCTTCAGGAAGGTGAAGTTGCCGCTAGACTTGACCTGACCAACGGTCTTGCCATCACCGTCAATCTTGAAGTCCTCCATCTCGGCCTTCTTGAAGCCCTTGGCACCAGGCCACTCAAGCGCCTCAGTCCAGGCCTTGTTGCCGAGCCAGTTGCAGATGTAGTCGGCATCACCAGCGTAGACGAGGACGGGGATCTTCTCAAGGATACCGGGAACGACGCGGTGGAAGGGCTTCATCCAGTCACCCTGGAGAAGGAAGTTACGGTTGATGTCGAAGTTGCAAGACTCGTAGTTGGAGACCTCAGCGCCGACGGCCTTCATGACCTCCTTCTTGTTGAGGTAGCCCTGTATCCAGTCAAGCTCGTCGTAGCAGAGAGAGTTGCTGCCACAAGGCTTGCGGATATCGTAGACGTTCTGGCCAGTGCGTTGGTAAGGACCGATCATGGCGTTGTTGCAGTAGATGGATGCGGGCACGCAAGACCAGACGGACTCTGAGTTGTAGCAGTTCTCGATGAGGCTGGCGCAACGAGGGTAGGCGTTGTCCATGGACTGGCACTGAGACTCATCGAGGACAGCGGGCCAGCCACCCTCACCGCAGGCCATGGGACGGTAGTACTCGTACTGAGTAAGGCCATCGGTCAGACCGTTGCCGATGAGGACGGACTGGAGGTTGATGTTGCGGTTCTTGTGGGACAGAATCTCAGAGGCGAAGACGGGGATATAGTGTCCGGCGTAAGACTCTCCAGAGATGTGGAAGCTCTGGTGCGAGTACTCGGGGAACTGCTTGAAGAAGAGGGTAAGCAGGGCGTAGATGTCTTTGCCAGCAGCGACAGTGTTGCTGACTGAGCCGCTCGAATAGGAGTATCCGACGTTGACGGGCTGGTCGAGGAAGATGACGGAAGCGTTGGCGTTCCACGAGTAGGGGTTGTGCTTGACCTTCTGGTCCTTGGTGATGGACGCCGGGCCGAGCTCCATGAAGAGGCCGGTCAGCGAAGAGCAGCCGGGTCCGCCGTTGAGCCAGAGCACAACGGGGTCGTTCTTGGGGTCGTTTCGCGACTCGAAGAACCCTGGGGCGTGTGTTAGATACGGGTGAGTGTCTGCTGGCCATGGGGGTACTCACAGTAGAAGAGGTGCTtatcctcgtcgtcgtcgtcgaggtATCCAGAGTACTGCTTGACCTTGTCGACGCCGAGCACGCTGGGGTCGACCTTCTTGGCCCTCAAGCTGTACTGCTCGAGCTGGCCGTCGATCTCGCGCTGCTTCTCGCCGTTCTCGTTCTCGACCCAGACGCTCTGGACGTCGGCGCCCTTGACGATGTGGTCCCATTCGCTGTCGGGCTTGCGCGTGTGGGGCTTGGGCTGGGAGAAGAAAGCAGCCTTCTCGAAGCTCTCAGGGAACATCATGGCGACTTCGTCCCAGACGGCGCGAGCCTCGCCCGTGAGTGACTTGAGGCTCTCCTCGAGGTTCTGGAGCGGCTTGGTCCATGACGATGTCGACTCCTTGAGCTCGCTGAAGGAATCAGGGAACTTGAGAatctgctgctgctgctgctggggcGCAATAGCGGCCGAAGCGGCTCCAACGAGGAGCGCCGATGCGGCGACCTTCATGATGGCGGTGCTAAGCTTCCGGAGCTGTAGCGGTGGATAAGTGAAAGAGCAGATGGAAGACGGGCACCTCTACAAGTGAATGAAGAAGCACGCGATGATGGATGGGCAGGAAGAGGGATGGATGGAGAAGGAGAGATGGGGCGGGTCTAGTTAAGTCGAGCTATGGGTAGCTCTTGCGGAGGAGGCGCGGCTTGTCCAGGCAACGGAGCATGACGCATCCCAACAGCTTATCAGAGTGGCTGGACAGCCCGTCCGAGCTCCAGCATCACATGGGCTTAGCGTTTCACGATAGGGTTGATCGGCGCGTCTGGCAGGACACGCGACGGCCACGGCCAGCTATCATAGACATCATGACGCCGGCAGCCTCACCCCAGCCGCCTTGAGATGGAAGCCGTGGCGAGTTTCCTGCTTCCGAGCTGTCTGGTCTGGGAGCGGCGGGAAGCTAGAGCCGGACCTGCATGCTCCACATCCGGCCTAGCGCTGTTCTCACTCATAGTGAGTGCACCTACGCATGTCATCGCGCAGACCCCACCAAAATGTCATGCAACTTTTACAACTTGCGCCCGACATCTGCACTCCAACCACGATTACACCCATACCAACACCCGTAGTCGTTCACGATGCCCGTCGGAATCAACCAGCCGTCTAACCAAATCAAGCTCACCAATGTCTCGCTGGTGCGCATGAAGAAGGGTGCGCAGACCCCGCTAGACCCTTCATGGCTTGTGAAAACTAACACTCGAAAGGCAAGAAGCGCTTCGAAATCGCATGCTACAAGAACAAGGTCCTCGAATGGCGCAACAAGATCGAGAAGGATCTGTCCAACGTCCTGCAAATTGAAAACGTCTTTCTCAACGTATCCAAAGGCCAAGTCGCACCCAAAGCCGATCTCGAAAAGGCCTTCCCAAAAAAGTCGCTCGAAGATATCATCATCGACATACTAGATCATGGCGAGCTGCAGGTGGGGGAGAAGGAGCGCAACGCCGAGTTGGAGAGAACAAAGAATGAGGTCATCGATATCGTGGCGGGGAAACTTGTGGATCCCAAAACAAAGCGTGTCTATACCACGGGCATGATCGAAAAGGCTCTCGACCAGTTGAGCTCGGCAGCGGCGACGCAGCAAGGAGACAAGAGTGAAAGCAAGGAGGATGGCGAGGACAAGGGCAAAGCAAAAGAACTGCCCAAGTGGTCGGGCATCGTCACAAACAAGTCGGCCAAGTCGCAGGCGCTGTTCGCTATGAAGGCGCTTATAGCCCACCAACCCATACCCGTCGCCCGTATGCAGATGAAGCTGCGCATTACCTGCCCGACGTCCGTTCTCAAGCAAGCCATAAAGACCGCACCCAAGGCGCAAGCAGGCACAGACGACAAGGGAACTACCGGCACTGTCAAGGATGCGATATTGGGATTCATGGAGAACGTTGAGAGCCAAGACACAATAGGCGCCGAGTGGGAAGCTGTCGGTCTTGTCGAGCCTGGAGCCTTCAAGGGTTTGAACGAGCTCATCGAGGGCCAGACAAAAGGAAGGGGTAACGTCGAGGTCCTTGAGATGGCTGTCGGTGCCGACGACTGAGTGGTGACACGTCTTACAAGCACGCATCGTCCAGGGCGCTCGCCCTCGCATGCCGCAGCGATATGACAGAGACTACCTTTCACAGGCCAGTTCCCTGTGCCTCTTGAAGATGAAGCACTTGCTTTATCAATAGGCAAGGAACAAGGCAAGCATGGTCTTTACGCACATGTCCGCCACCCCACAAAAGACCGCTTCTGGGCCAGTTCCACCAAGCTCGCCCTGATGGACCTGCATACTGCCACCTACCACGGCGTCCGTGGCCTGGAGAACTGCGGATTCATAGCTAGTCATCACTCTAGAACGTACCCTGGTAGACGCGTACAGTGAAGCGAGCGCGTAATCAGCTGCCTGTATTCACAATGCACAACAATCCTGCCCCGTTCAAACTATATGCATAGTCGTCAGCCTCACATGAAGCACCACGACTTCTCTCTCTATTCGTTTTGGCATGTTACCACTATAAATCATCCACCAATGCAGTGCTATCTGCGACAGTCCTGATGCATTACCGCAGAGCCACTCACTGCGGGACAGCTGTTTCCGACGTGCATAGCCTTGCATCCTCCCGCATGTAAGAAACGTGGGGTGGTCAAGATTGAGCTCTGGACGATATGGGTTCGGAGTCCCGAGCTCAGATGCTTAGGGATCTTTTTGTAACTGCGGGAAGCGATAGTAATCACAAATGCGTATACGCAGTGGTCAGACAGGTTGGCTTTGTGGATGCGCAACAGAGTTTCATTCATTGGCAGTAGTTTACACATGTTTGCTGATCGTAAGTCGTGAAAAGGGGTCGTCAAGTTGTGCTTTCTCGTTGTATGCGTCAATTGTCGTCGTGTGCTTCGTGTGCAGGAGTCCTGAGTCGTTATCGTTACTATGCGGATGCCGTACCTGAACCATGCTGTGAAACAAGAAACCCGCCAAAAAAGAAAGTCGACGAaagaacaacaacaacaacaaaaagACAGAGAGTGAAAAGGAAAACTTGCAACACCAGCTTATCGTTGAAGTCGTGCCGTCCCAGCTCAGGCGTGCATTCAGCTCGCTGAACGCATCTTTGTAGCGACCTTGCCAGTCACTGGCTCAATCCCACCACCGGCGATTGGGCACACGCCCATTGTCGCTCAATATCCCAAGTACATCCGCACTGCTCGTCTGTACTCCCCACACCCGCTCAATCGGATCCGCAATCGCCATCCAATCCAGACCCCTGACGTCGTACATGTCCAGTACTACGCGAACTAGCCACGGCGAGTACATTGGACAACTGGTGTCTTGGTAGAGGAACGGGGAGGTGGGTTCAACGATGACAGCATCATCCTCACGGCTGGTCTGCTGTGTGAACGATAGGGGGTGAGGACGGGGACGACGACGTCGCGACGAATGCGAcgatgatggtggtgggTTTGTGAAAAATTCCGTCTCGCTTCCAGCCGAGCTCGGAGAACTTGCCGCTGAAGAAGCGGGACTAGAGGCACCGGAGAAAATAGATTCATCGCTCATCTTGGTGTTTAGGGGGAGTAGCATTCGGACGGAGCGCATTGCTCCCTGTGCCGCAGCTTTGATGGCATCGTAGCTTGAGAGAGTGATGAGCGAGCCAGTGGACTTTGACAGTGGAGATTCTTCCGTAGGGGTAATACTGATACGCGATGACGGCGAGTCGAACGATTGTGATCGTATGCGCACTCTTGGGGAAGGAGTACGGGGTGGTGCTGTGAGTAGTGCCATGACGGAGTACTGACTGCGGTCGAATGGAAAAAAATTCCAGACGAAAGGAGAAACCACGAAAAAGAGGCCTTCTGCCGGCCTAACGAGTGTCGGCACCGTCAGTAAGGCTTATATCCACCGTAATCACCTCAGACATGCGGCCGTTTCGCTAGCCCTGCATGTCGAATATGCAGCCATGCCACGAATCCGGCGCCATACGAGAAAGTCAATTGTCTTCCGCGTTCCCTCCTTTGAGAAAAGGCGTAAACTGCGGGGAACACGGGATCACCAACGAACAGGAGACAATGATACCGCAGATGCCGACGATCGGGAGAGGTCGATTTGCTGCAGGATGCGTGGGACAGCGCACTCCACACTTGGCGCTTGATCTATCATTCAGATAGGTCACAAAGGACCGACACACTTAGTTGGGTATGTGAAAACTCAGGAGGTTATTTTTGCCCGCGACAGCCGCCACCGATCGCAACCTTAATCCGTGATTGTTGTTGTGTATGCTTGTGGGATCCAAGGGAACCAACCTAGACGCCTTTAGCGGACCGAGCCGATGGCTCTGCTTACCAATATCAAGAACCAGTAGTCAGGAAACATAGTGCGTAGCGAGGTCCTAACAAGCGTGGTGGTTGTGTGACGTGGTGGGCGAAGTATGGCCGCGTATGCGAAGTTAGTCCTTCATCACCAATTACTAGGCCTATCTAGGCCCATCTAGGCACCATAGAGCCGTCCCCCCAAGCTGGCCAATACGACCTGTCGACTGTCGAAAGCGAGCACATGTCATGTTGGAACAAGTCGAAATTTGAATGTGTGATTTTGGTACAGGCTGTATTCGGCCAACCCTAACCGTGCCGCACCACCTCACTCCACATCGTGCATTGCCGCATGGAGTGTAAGCGTGAAAGCCAATGAAAGCCGTTTGATAAACACCGTAAGTGCACCACCCATTTCGTAAAGGCATGTTCCAGCCCCAGCTGCCCAGCGCATGCGAAAACCTTTAacccttcttcttggagACACCGACGGTTCGGCCGCGGCGACCGGTGGTCTTTGAGTGCTGACCGCGGACACGGAGGCCCCAGTAGTGACGGAGACCACGGTGAGCGCGGATCTTCTTCAAGCGCTCGAGATCGTCACGGAGCTTGGAGGCGACACCGTTGGCGAGGACCTGGCTGTTCTTGCCATCGACGATATCGCGCTGCCTGTTGAGGAACCAGGAAGGAATCTTGTCTGTGGAGTGTCAGTGCGGGACCTTTGCCATGGAAACTGCCATTGCGTACACTGGAGAGGGTTCTGGATGATGGTAACGAGGCGCTCAAGCTCTTCGGAGGTGAGGTCACCAGCGCGCTTGGTGAGGTCGACATCGGCCTTCTTGCAGACCAAGTTGGAGTAGCGGCGACCGACACCAGTGATCTTGGTCAAGGCGTACATGACCTTCTGCTTTCCATCGACGTTTGTGTTCAACAAACGGATGATGTACTGGAAGCTGGGAAAGTCAGCACTGCTCTAATCACACGGTTGTGCATCGTCTCTGTTCGTAGGTCTCTGTAGTCGAGAGCCATCCGCTACCGCAATTGGCCACTCCAGTCCAAACAGCATGTCGAAATCCTCCCTTCGCTTGCAATTCTCATCATTTTCCTGAAACGCTTGTTGCGTCCATGCATCGCTCTATCCTCTCTCACTATCCTCGGATTGCTGCTGGACTGGAAGGGCGAATCGCGATATTGTGCGGCTTTAATCGGACCAGGCATATCGAGGCGAAGGCAGCGGACTGAACAGGACTCTGCAGGCTATATTCTGTACGTACTTGGACTTCTCTCCGGAGACGAGCGCTGTAAGATAGTCAGCATATCTCTACTTGAGTGTCTCGACATCGATTGTTGCGTCCCCACTCCACGCGCTGCGGGCGGCGCACTCGGCGCAAATGATGCCCGGATCGCAGGAAGTGATGCAAGTCGACAGTGTCCGGGTATACTCACACATGGTGGCGGCTTGTCGTACGTCGTCGATGTGGTGTTGTCTGGCGATGAGGACAGGTCTAATTCTGTGAGTAGGAGTGTGTGCAGACTCTTGTTGATAAGATAAGCGAGCCAGCCACTCCGAAACGGGAGCTGCACGTGACGATCACCAAGCACGGAAGCCACGCATTGCAACTCCTCTCCCTTGCATTCACCAAGTCTCTGCGACTCAGCGCAATCGGTTTCAAGCCGCGAGATTTCGGCTACACCACTTTCCGATGCTGTCTTGCTTCACCGCTCTTGTCGCCCTGCCTCTGCAGATAATATGCTGTGGCTATGAGTTTGTGGCTGTGCACAAGTACCACAGGACGCCTAACAATGCATCTCTTCATGCGTTCGACCCAAACTACTGCCTGTCACACGACCGGTACGTCATTTGATTCTTTCCCAGTTCATCCCATACAGGCCCTGTTGTCACGATGCCATGATTCCAGCCACATCTCTGTCAGCCTCCACTGGTTCGTGAAGGGGCCAAACTTCTCCAGGATGGCTGCGCCACAGTTGGCCTCAACAGTTTCCCTCGTCTCCAAGTCATTTGCTAGAATTCGTGATGCCTAAAATCAGGCACAAGCTATCAGTCGGTGTGTATGCCTTGCGTTCACATGTAGGCCTGATCCTTAAAGGTTTCTACCATCCATGGTCAGAATGCATCTGGTAGCTCCGCCTCAACCTTTTCATACCAATCAGCCTTCATCCATACAGCCTGCGGGCACATCCGTTCCAGAAAATACCTCTCATC
This genomic window from Alternaria dauci strain A2016 chromosome 1, whole genome shotgun sequence contains:
- a CDS encoding 40S ribosomal protein uS13 produces the protein MSLVSGEKSNFQYIIRLLNTNVDGKQKVMYALTKITGVGRRYSNLVCKKADVDLTKRAGDLTSEELERLVTIIQNPLQYKIPSWFLNRQRDIVDGKNSQVLANGVASKLRDDLERLKKIRAHRGLRHYWGLRVRGQHSKTTGRRGRTVGVSKKKG